In the genome of Oryzias melastigma strain HK-1 linkage group LG19, ASM292280v2, whole genome shotgun sequence, the window TCCTGAGCTCGACCTCAGTCCTGAGGGAGAGACACTGCAGAGACGACAGTAAGTTTGAGTTGACCGACTTTCAGTGGATTATGAACGCGTTTGGACACCAACCTTCCACCCAGCAGAGCAGCCCCATTCAGCACAGCGCGCAGGAGATTCTGGACATGGCGGTGTACTGCGACAACTACGGCGTCTACCAGCAGAAtctccaccaccaccatcacccCCAGAGGCCGCCGCCTCACCCACCCAGCTACGGCCTCGGAGAGTACACCTCTCAGTCCACGAACCCGTACCTGTGGCTGAACGGACCGGGCATCAACTCCTCTCCGTACCTCCCCGCGAACAACGGCGCGTCCTACCTCCAGTCTGGATACGGGTCCAACCAGAGGCAGTTCTTGCCGCCTCCCACGGGGTTCGGGGGAGCAGATCTGGGCTGGTTGTCCATATCCAGCCAGCAGGAGCTCTTCAAGATGGTCAGACCTCCGTATTCCTACTCTGCTCTCATAGCCATGGCCATCCAGAACTCTCAGGACAAGAAGCTGACGCTCAGCCAGATCTATCAATACGTTGCTGACAACTTTCCTTTCTATAAGAAGAGTAAAGCTGGATGGCAGAATTCAATTCGCCACAACTTGTCACTGAATGACTGCTTTAAAAAAGTGGCGCGTGATGAGGATGATCCAGGTGAGTCCGTTTTTCATCCAAATAAATTGTTCAAAACTTGTGGCTATTTTGAACGACTTTTGGAATAAATTGGAACTTTTCAGCTGAttacagaaatgtgtttctctctCAGGTAAGGGGAACTACTGGACGCTTGACCCCAACTGTGAGAAGATGTTCGACAACGGGAATTTCagaaggaagaggaagaggagagcgGATGCTAGCGGCTCAGAGAGCGGCTCTCCGTGCGTCAAATCCGAGGACAACGCGCACAAACTCTCCGACACCGCCAGCCTGCTCAGCTCCTCCCCGCCCAGCCTGCACGGATCCCCGGCCTCCACGGAGACCAAAACCCCCCCACCAGCCTCCGGGGACAGCAGCCCGTGCTTCAGCAACTTCGTGTCCACCGTGAGCTCGCTGCTGGCGGGGAGCGGGGCCAGCGAGAGCCCGCAGGGCTGCGGCGCCGCGCACCCCGCGGGGCTGGCGCAGACGCGGGAGGGCATGTCCGGACTGGGCTCCTACTCCCCCACGTTCGTGTCTCCCCTGAACTCTGACAACGGCAGAATGAGCTATTATCCATCAATGCAGAGCCTCTCCAACCACTTCAGTGTGAATAACCTCATATACAGCCGGGAGGGCACAGAGGTTTAgactttttgttcctttttacgCAGCATCGTCCTCACCACAATGTGCCTTTACCTTCAATGTGTTTATAtgtaaataatttgattttttttttgttgaagctGCTCGTTTTGGAGCTATCTTTGTCTCAAAAGTGAACCCTCTTGTGTACAGAAATTATTTTCATAAGAGAAaccatgtattttatttaaactcacgtgcatgtttgaataaaagttgtttattttgacaGCAAATTAGTCATTTTCGCACTTTTTATTACTGAACTAGTTTGTTTTCTGCAAAAGTCACATTTCTGTGCGTATTTTTTAGGACACAGGATCATTCTGCGTTATAATAACTGAATGCCATCATTGTACTAAATGATTGTGTGTTCAGAGCGCAGCAGGCCCTGATGCTTTGTGGACTCCCGAGTGAAATCGGCCGTTTAAATCCATTTCTACACCCCGCAGCGCATTCTGCATCCCAGCACTCCAAATTACAGAATCAcccaaaaaatatgaacatattttggatcatttttgcTGCCTTCTTTTGTGCTGATCCGTGCGTCTTGATGCGGGTGACGCATGGA includes:
- the foxi1 gene encoding forkhead box protein I1; its protein translation is MNAFGHQPSTQQSSPIQHSAQEILDMAVYCDNYGVYQQNLHHHHHPQRPPPHPPSYGLGEYTSQSTNPYLWLNGPGINSSPYLPANNGASYLQSGYGSNQRQFLPPPTGFGGADLGWLSISSQQELFKMVRPPYSYSALIAMAIQNSQDKKLTLSQIYQYVADNFPFYKKSKAGWQNSIRHNLSLNDCFKKVARDEDDPGKGNYWTLDPNCEKMFDNGNFRRKRKRRADASGSESGSPCVKSEDNAHKLSDTASLLSSSPPSLHGSPASTETKTPPPASGDSSPCFSNFVSTVSSLLAGSGASESPQGCGAAHPAGLAQTREGMSGLGSYSPTFVSPLNSDNGRMSYYPSMQSLSNHFSVNNLIYSREGTEV